A single genomic interval of Macadamia integrifolia cultivar HAES 741 unplaced genomic scaffold, SCU_Mint_v3 scaffold1956, whole genome shotgun sequence harbors:
- the LOC122065281 gene encoding CASP-like protein 4B1, protein MSSTKEMESSQDNTPMKKLEAAPPDIENQLSSYTTAHRRSGREDLLKKGQIVLRTIGLLFSILSFVIMSTNNHRVRGNPYDNNFDHYEQYRYLLAIGIISAVYTIAQILRQIHEFSTGKYLLSQLELNFLDFFGDQIIAYLLISAASSAIPLTDQARRHKDKVLADPSAASISMAILGFMAMALSALISGFKLSIHISI, encoded by the exons ATGAGTTCTACCAAAGAAATGGAGAGTTCCCAAGATAACACTCCGATGAAGAAACTTGAAGCGGCGCCGCCCGATATCGAGAACCAGTTATCGTCGTATACGACGGCCCACCGGCGATCCGGAAGAGAAGATTTATTGAAGAAGGGTCAGATTGTCCTAAGGACGATAGGCTTGCTCTTCTCCATCCTTTCGTTTGTAATCATGTCTACTAACAATCACAGAGTTCGTGGCAATCCTTATGATAATAATTTCGATCATTATGAACAATACAG GTATTTGTTAGCAATAGGAATTATTTCCGCTGTTTACACAATAGCTCAGATTTTGCGTCAAATTCACGAATTCTCTACTGGGAAGTACTTGTTATCTCAGCTTGAATTGAACTTTCTGGACTTTTTTGGCGATCAG ATCATTGCCTACTTGTTAATCTCTGCGGCATCATCGGCCATTCCATTGACGGATCAGGCGAGAAGACATAAAGATAAAGTACTTGCAGATCCATCTGCGGCGTCAATAAGTATGGCTATCTTGGGTTTCATGGCAATGGCGTTGTCGGCTTTAATTTCTGGATTTAAGCTTTCCATTCATATAAGTATCTGA